Proteins encoded in a region of the Paucidesulfovibrio longus DSM 6739 genome:
- a CDS encoding nucleotide sugar dehydrogenase, giving the protein MITFEDLKNRKAPVAVVGLGYVGLPLAVALSRHFDVIGFDISQGRIRELEKGVDRTNEVLPADLKAANVRYTHAPEDLAQARVILVAVPTPIDAHRSPDLRPVRGASVTVGKNLQPGTVVVYESTVYPGLTEEICVPLLEEHSGLTCGKDFKVGYSPERINPGDRQHTLETIMKVVSGQDKTTTDLLADLYSSVVKAGVFRAASIKTAEAAKVIENTQRDLNIALMNELAMIFDRMGIDTLEVLEAAGTKWNFLPFRPGLVGGHCIGVDPYYLTFKAQSLGLHPKVILAGRETNDSVGKFIVETAIKWLIKTDHKIKGARVGVLGLTFKENVPDLRNTKVVDVVNEFEDYGAQVLVHDAMADPNEARHEYDITLSDLDELRDLDCLVLCVSHEAYAKLPLAEIKSWFSDQQNPLIIDVKGFFDPREMEAEGFLYWRL; this is encoded by the coding sequence ATGATCACCTTCGAGGATCTCAAGAACAGGAAAGCCCCGGTGGCCGTGGTCGGCCTGGGCTATGTGGGCCTGCCCCTGGCCGTGGCCCTGTCCCGCCATTTCGACGTCATCGGCTTCGACATCTCCCAGGGCCGCATCCGCGAACTGGAGAAAGGCGTGGACCGCACCAACGAGGTGCTTCCGGCCGATCTCAAGGCCGCGAACGTGCGCTACACCCACGCGCCGGAAGACCTCGCCCAGGCCCGCGTGATCCTCGTGGCCGTGCCCACCCCCATCGACGCCCACCGCAGCCCGGACCTGCGCCCGGTGCGCGGCGCGAGCGTCACCGTGGGCAAGAACCTCCAGCCCGGCACCGTGGTCGTCTACGAATCCACGGTCTACCCCGGTCTGACCGAGGAAATCTGCGTGCCCCTGCTTGAGGAGCACTCCGGCCTGACCTGCGGCAAGGACTTCAAGGTCGGCTACTCGCCCGAACGCATCAACCCCGGCGACCGCCAGCACACCCTGGAAACCATCATGAAGGTCGTTTCCGGGCAGGACAAGACCACCACCGACCTGCTGGCCGACCTCTATTCCAGCGTGGTCAAGGCGGGCGTGTTCCGCGCCGCGAGCATCAAGACCGCGGAGGCCGCCAAGGTCATCGAGAACACCCAGCGCGACCTGAACATCGCCCTGATGAACGAACTGGCCATGATCTTCGACCGCATGGGCATCGACACCCTGGAAGTGCTCGAAGCCGCCGGGACCAAATGGAACTTCCTGCCCTTCCGGCCCGGTCTCGTGGGCGGCCACTGCATCGGCGTGGACCCCTACTACCTGACCTTCAAGGCCCAGTCCCTGGGGCTGCATCCCAAGGTCATCCTCGCCGGACGCGAGACCAACGACTCCGTGGGCAAGTTCATCGTCGAGACGGCCATCAAGTGGCTGATCAAGACCGACCACAAGATCAAGGGCGCGCGCGTGGGCGTGCTCGGCCTGACCTTCAAGGAAAACGTGCCCGACCTCCGCAACACCAAGGTCGTGGACGTGGTCAACGAATTCGAGGACTACGGCGCCCAGGTGCTCGTGCACGACGCCATGGCCGACCCGAACGAGGCCCGGCACGAATACGACATCACGCTCAGCGACCTCGACGAACTGCGCGACCTGGACTGCCTGGTGCTCTGCGTCAGCCACGAGGCCTACGCCAAGCTGCCCCTGGCCGAAATCAAGTCCTGGTTCAGCGATCAGCAAAATCCGTTGATCATCGACGTGAAAGGCTTCTTCGACCCGCGCGAGATGGAGGCCGAAGGCTTCCTCTACTGGCGGCTGTAG
- a CDS encoding DUF2065 domain-containing protein, producing the protein MHIDWQFLLGAVGLAFAMEGAVYFLFAERMPRMLAMLAEQGPGALRGMGFFAMLLGLLLLYLVRS; encoded by the coding sequence ATGCACATCGATTGGCAATTCCTGCTGGGAGCGGTCGGGCTCGCCTTCGCCATGGAGGGAGCCGTCTATTTCCTTTTTGCCGAGCGCATGCCCCGCATGCTCGCCATGCTGGCCGAGCAGGGACCGGGCGCACTGCGCGGCATGGGCTTTTTCGCCATGCTGCTCGGCCTGTTGCTGCTGTATCTCGTCCGCAGCTAG